Genomic window (Pseudomonas sp. L5B5):
CGCACCTACGGCCAGGACAAGGTGCTGTTCGGCAGCAACTTCCCCCAGCTGTCGCTGAAAAAATGCCTGGAGCAGGTCCAGGCGCTGGAACTTCCACCGGCAATTGCGGACAAATTCCTCCAGGGCAATGCCCGTCGGGTTTTCGGTCTACAGGTGCCGTGCAGCAGGCATCCGCAATCGTGATCCGGGCGCCTGAACGCCGATGTCGTGTGGTGCCTGCACCGCCACAACGGTTTTTTTAGCTGGGGGTTTCTTGCTATCTTGGCCACCCCCATTCACGGACGAATATCGAGACAGCCCATGGCTAACTCCACCCCGTCACGCTTCGGCAAGATCATCCAGGGCCTGCTCTTCGCCCTGATCGGCATCGGCCTGCTGGTCATCGCCGGCAACCTGGCCCTCGAGCGCCGCGAATTCATCGCTGGCGCCCAGACCGCCGACGGCATTGTCAGCGACCTGAATGCCGGTGGTTCGCACCCCGAAATTGCCTTCAATACCGCCAGCGGGGAGAGAATCTCCTATCCCCAGGGCGGCTTTATCTTCGGTTATCAGAAGGACCAACCGGTCCGCGTCTACTACCAGCCGGAGCGACCGGCCAACAGTGCGGTCATCGACGACCCGGCGGCTCTCTGGGCCACCCCCGGTGTCCTGGGAGTGATCGGTCTGGTGTTCGTCATCGCCGGCCTGGTAGGCATCAGCAGTCAGCGCGGGCGCCGCGCCGCCCATCCATTAAAAGGACTTTGAACCCATGAGTTACGACATCCCGATCCCGGTCAATGAAAGCCGCTGGCAGTACCAGACCGCCAGTGGCGGTGGCCTGACCGTAGCCCTGCTGGCCGGCAGTGGCGCTTCGCTGGTGCTGCGTTCGCCACAGGGTAAGGAGGTCCAGTATCACTACGGCGGCCTCGGCGTGGGCGTAGGGTTCGGCGCGCGCCTGCCGCGCTTCGGCAAGGTCAATATCCGGATCAAGGGCAAGACCGTCGGCGGTGCCGGTGCGGCCGAAGCCTTCCCCAGCACTGGCAAGGTGTTCGTCTGCGATGCCCTGGCCAGCCGTGACCTGACCAGCGACGACATCACTGGCCCTTGCCTGTACACCGAAGTGGGTGCCGGTCTTGGGGTGGGCGGCTCGGCCACGGCCTTGCTGTTCGGCCTGGACCCCAAGCTGCTGGCGCTGGCCGTGGCGGTGAACAGCACCGCCGCCTCGGTCTTCGCCGCCACCACCATCAACCGACAACTGTTGCAGTCGGCCAAGGGCGCGGTGGTCATGGCAGGCATGAATGCCGGCCTGCAAGCCGGCGGTGGTGCAGCGATCTACATGGGCTACCTGTTCTAGCCCTGCCTGCCGGCGTACCTGGATTCACAGGTGCGCCAGGCACTGCTGGAGAATATCCAGCCCCTCTTCGAATATCTCCGGCTCCGTGGTCAAGGGCGCCAGCAGGCGCACGATGTGCCGTGACTTGCCACTGGGCATCAGCAGCAGGCCGGCGTCCCGGGCCTTGGCCAGCAGGGCGTTGAGTTGCTCCGAACCGGGTTCGCCCCGTTCGTTCTGCAACTCGATCCCGCGCATGGCGCCCACCCCGGTCAAGCGTCCCAGATAGCGGCACACGCCGTTGGCTTTCCAGGATTCATACCGCTCGACTATTGCCCGTTCCTGGCATTCACCCCAGGTTTGCAGGTGCTCGTCGGTCATTTCGTCCAGGGTCGCCAGGGCTGCCGCGCAGGCGATCGGATTGCCGGAATAGGTGCCGCCCAGGCCGCCCCTGGGCAGGCTGTCCAGCAGGTCCTTGCGTCCCACCACCGCGCCCAGTGGCAGCCCGCCGCCAATGCTCTTGCCCAGCAGGATCAGGTCCGGCTCGATACCCAGCCGGGAAAAGGCGAACCGTTGGCCGGTGCGGCCGAAGCCGGACTGGATTTCGTCGGCGACCAGCAGGATCCGTTGCTCGTCGCACAGGCGTCGCAGGGCTTGGGCGAAGCCCGGGTCCAGGGCCAGGAAGCCGGCTTCACCCTGCACCGGTTCGAGGATGAAACAAGCCACTTCCCCGACATCGATCTCCACGCTGAACAACCGCTGCAGGGCCTTCAAGGCTTCTTCGGCACTGACGCCGTTGTCGGCGCTGGGGTAGGGCAGGTGATACACCGGGCCTGGCAGCACGCCGACCTTCTGCTTGTAGGGGGCCACCTTGCCATTGAGGTTGAGGGTGGCCAGGGTGCGGCCATGGAAGCCGCCATCGAAGGCGATCACCGCTGTACGCCCAGTGGCGGCACGGACGATCTTCAAGGCGTTCTCGGCGGCTTCGGCGCCACTGTTGGTGAGCATGCCGCTGACCGGATAGCTGACCGGGATGAAGCTGGCCAGGCGTTCCATGAATTCAAGGTAGGGCGTGTGGGGGGCGGCGTTGAAGGCGTAGTGGGTGAGGCGGCTGGCTTGTGCCTGGATGGCGGCGACGATGCGCGGATGGCAGTGCCCGAGGTTGAGCACGCCGATACCGCCGACGAAGTCGATGTAGCGCTTGCCTTCGGTGTCCCAGACCTCGGCATTGCGCCCGTGGCTGAGCTGGATCGGGTGGACGGTGGCGATCGAACGGCTGATGTTCTCGTGGCTCATGGGGCGGGCTCTGCATGCCGGAAACGAGCCGTTATCTAAGCCGGCCGCGGCCGCCCGGGACAAACGAAATAAAGTCGCCGGGTCAGTATGAAAATTCCCGATGTGGCCTTTGCCTCCTGCTCAGGACCTGTGCGCCTTGCGTCGATTGCGCAGGTGTCGCACCAGGGCTGCGAGGGCCAGCAGGGCCACGACGCCGAGAAAGATCGGCAGGCGATAGGGCTTGAGGTCGCCAAGAAAATGCTGCAAGGCCTCGCCGGCCCAGTATCCGGCGCTGACGAACAACACGGCCCACACCGCCGCACCGATGACGTTGAGCAGGGCGAAGCGCCAGGCGGCCAGGCCGCTGGCACCGATCACCATCGGGCCTACCAGGCGCATGCCGTAGAGAAAGCGCACGGCGAATACCGAGGTCAGCGGATAACGCTTGATCAGGCCATTGGCTCGTTCGATGGCCGCCTGGTGCCGCTTCAGTTTGGGCAAGATGCGGGCACCGGAGTAGCGTCCTGTCCAGAACAGCAACTGGTCGCCGAGAATGCCGCCCAGGGCCGCCAAGCCGATCACCTGGGGCCACTGCAGGTTGCCCTGGTGCGCTGCCATGCCGCCGAGGATCAGTACGGTCTCGCCCTCCAGCAGGCAACCGATGAAGATCACCCAGTAGCCGTAGGTGGCGATCAGGGCGTTGAGGTCCAGGTGTTCGAGCATGGGCAGGGTCTTCCATGGGCAGATGGAGCCGGTGGTCGGTAGCGATGCTACACAGGACTCTGATTCCATTGGCCGGCACAAGTGCCTGGAACATTCGCTGCTGGCAACCGCTGCGTTCAAGGAGGCGTGGGTAGGTGCTTCAGCGACGCGGCGGGGCTGTGCTTTCAACCAGGGCGGATCTTGACGAAGGGTAGCGTGTCTCGACGCTGGCCCCCGCTTGTTCCAGGGCCTGCTGCCAGGTTCTGAATGCCTGGGGCCAGGCCTGCATGACCTTGAAGGGAGCAGTGGCCATCAGCATCTTGGCCTGCCGGGGACTGAGGGCCATGGCCTGGCGGATGATGCAGAACACCCGGGTGGGATTCGGGCCGACCTGGAGGACCCACAGGGCCGGATCGCTATGGGCCAGTGCCGGATATTCCGGGAATGGCCCAAATTGCCGGAACAGCCTGGCCATGGCATCGGCGTAGTTCAGCGAGGCAAGTGCCTGGGCGCTGGCCAGGTGTTCAGCGCAAAAC
Coding sequences:
- a CDS encoding DUF3592 domain-containing protein, which encodes MANSTPSRFGKIIQGLLFALIGIGLLVIAGNLALERREFIAGAQTADGIVSDLNAGGSHPEIAFNTASGERISYPQGGFIFGYQKDQPVRVYYQPERPANSAVIDDPAALWATPGVLGVIGLVFVIAGLVGISSQRGRRAAHPLKGL
- a CDS encoding aspartate aminotransferase family protein, yielding MSHENISRSIATVHPIQLSHGRNAEVWDTEGKRYIDFVGGIGVLNLGHCHPRIVAAIQAQASRLTHYAFNAAPHTPYLEFMERLASFIPVSYPVSGMLTNSGAEAAENALKIVRAATGRTAVIAFDGGFHGRTLATLNLNGKVAPYKQKVGVLPGPVYHLPYPSADNGVSAEEALKALQRLFSVEIDVGEVACFILEPVQGEAGFLALDPGFAQALRRLCDEQRILLVADEIQSGFGRTGQRFAFSRLGIEPDLILLGKSIGGGLPLGAVVGRKDLLDSLPRGGLGGTYSGNPIACAAALATLDEMTDEHLQTWGECQERAIVERYESWKANGVCRYLGRLTGVGAMRGIELQNERGEPGSEQLNALLAKARDAGLLLMPSGKSRHIVRLLAPLTTEPEIFEEGLDILQQCLAHL
- a CDS encoding DedA family protein, giving the protein MLEHLDLNALIATYGYWVIFIGCLLEGETVLILGGMAAHQGNLQWPQVIGLAALGGILGDQLLFWTGRYSGARILPKLKRHQAAIERANGLIKRYPLTSVFAVRFLYGMRLVGPMVIGASGLAAWRFALLNVIGAAVWAVLFVSAGYWAGEALQHFLGDLKPYRLPIFLGVVALLALAALVRHLRNRRKAHRS